From a single Streptomyces liliifuscus genomic region:
- a CDS encoding aminoglycoside phosphotransferase family protein — protein sequence MYAASSSVSAPPRSLHARPVGSGPYLDPVRPGAAPVLGAGRSRRVPGLGTQPLSGRLDLSGPQGAQLRTAIASVHRICPEFSPVQVLRRSGRSVLLVGTTGRSTAVAKCLLDHSPVWSERIRHEIAAYRSFVRHRPPVRVPRLIAADPDNCTLVIERMPGRVAALQRHPVESPPRADIRAALGAICRLNAWRPPAGTFDAPLDYAARISRYHELGLLTDRDMGDLQKLVHGIAHSAGRQGMGQFCHGDALLSNILLSPAGPVLVDWEHAGWYLPGYDLATLWAVLGDAPVARRQISQLAQSAGPAARDAFLVNLMLVVTKEIRTYEMAVQRSMQETTPAAPGPAHPGAAPSGEEQRLLLRRLHDDCQMARKAVRAAVGTR from the coding sequence ATGTACGCAGCATCGTCCTCCGTGTCCGCTCCGCCCCGGTCACTGCACGCCCGCCCGGTCGGCAGCGGCCCCTATCTCGACCCCGTACGCCCGGGGGCGGCTCCCGTGCTCGGTGCCGGTCGGTCACGGCGCGTGCCGGGGCTCGGTACCCAACCGCTCAGCGGGAGACTCGACTTGTCCGGCCCCCAGGGGGCGCAGCTGCGCACGGCGATCGCGTCGGTGCACCGGATCTGTCCGGAGTTCTCTCCGGTCCAGGTGCTGCGCCGCAGCGGCCGTTCCGTGCTCCTTGTCGGCACGACAGGGCGCAGCACCGCCGTCGCCAAGTGCTTACTGGACCACTCCCCGGTGTGGAGCGAGCGGATCCGTCATGAAATAGCGGCGTACCGCTCGTTCGTGCGGCACCGGCCCCCGGTGCGGGTGCCGCGCCTGATCGCGGCGGACCCGGACAACTGCACACTGGTGATCGAGCGGATGCCGGGACGGGTGGCGGCGCTGCAGCGGCACCCGGTGGAGTCACCGCCGCGCGCGGACATCAGGGCGGCGCTCGGCGCGATCTGCCGGCTCAACGCGTGGCGGCCGCCGGCGGGGACGTTCGACGCCCCGCTGGACTACGCGGCCCGGATCTCCCGGTACCACGAGCTGGGGTTGCTCACCGACCGGGACATGGGTGATCTGCAGAAGCTGGTGCACGGCATCGCGCACTCGGCGGGCCGCCAGGGCATGGGCCAGTTCTGCCACGGCGACGCTCTCCTGTCCAACATTCTCCTGTCACCGGCCGGTCCAGTGCTGGTGGACTGGGAGCATGCGGGCTGGTATCTGCCGGGGTACGACCTGGCGACGCTGTGGGCGGTCCTCGGGGACGCGCCCGTCGCCCGGCGGCAGATCAGCCAGCTCGCGCAGTCGGCGGGACCCGCGGCGCGGGACGCGTTCCTGGTGAACCTCATGCTCGTCGTCACCAAGGAGATCCGTACGTACGAGATGGCCGTGCAGCGATCCATGCAGGAGACGACCCCGGCGGCACCGGGACCGGCCCACCCGGGTGCTGCGCCGTCCGGCGAGGAACAGCGGCTGCTGCTGAGGCGGCTGCACGACGACTGCCAGATGGCCCGCAAGGCCGTCCGGGCGGCGGTCGGCACTCGCTGA
- a CDS encoding DNA-binding protein NsdB — protein sequence MSGQPNTRLSDLFGLAGWSKGELARMVNRQAAAMGHPQLATDTSRVRRWIDTGEIPRDPVPRVLAALFTERLGRVVTIEDLGLVRHGRTGKRPGGGSVEHPDGMPWAPERTAAVLTEFTGMDLMLNRRGLVGAGAALAAGSAISSAMQDWLHSDPTLAADAPDIDNPLHADPAGFDRYEAAPIGSQEIEELERSVEVFRAWDAARGGGLQRKAVVGQLNEVGGMLSYRHPDHLQRRLWGVAANLAVLAGWMSHDVGLEPTAQKYFIIAAHAAREGGDRPRAGEALSRAARQMVHLGRPDDALDLMKLAKSGSGDEVLPRTQAMLYTIEAWAQASLGKGQAMRRTLGEAEDLFVSDKGDVPPPSWMQLFDDADMHGMQALAYRTLAEHDPSAAAVAQRHAKEALELREKGRDRSKIFDHISLASACFIADDPEQADRYARLALTSMGSNSSHRTWDRLREMYRLTGQYSSYPKINDLREEIKLALPKGSLKARGGNSARA from the coding sequence GTGAGCGGACAACCCAACACCCGCCTTTCGGACCTGTTCGGCCTGGCCGGCTGGTCCAAGGGGGAACTCGCGAGGATGGTCAACCGGCAGGCGGCGGCCATGGGCCACCCCCAGCTGGCGACGGACACCTCAAGGGTGCGGCGGTGGATCGACACGGGAGAGATCCCGCGCGATCCGGTGCCGCGGGTGCTGGCAGCACTGTTCACCGAGCGTCTCGGCCGTGTCGTGACCATCGAGGATCTCGGTCTGGTCCGGCACGGGCGCACGGGGAAACGGCCGGGCGGCGGGAGTGTGGAACATCCCGACGGTATGCCGTGGGCGCCCGAGCGGACTGCCGCGGTCCTCACCGAATTCACGGGAATGGACCTCATGCTCAACCGACGCGGCTTGGTGGGCGCGGGCGCCGCGCTCGCCGCCGGATCCGCTATCAGCAGCGCCATGCAGGACTGGCTGCACTCCGATCCGACCCTCGCGGCCGACGCCCCTGACATCGACAATCCCCTGCACGCCGACCCCGCTGGGTTCGACCGCTACGAGGCCGCCCCCATCGGGTCGCAGGAGATCGAGGAACTGGAGCGCTCGGTCGAGGTGTTCCGCGCCTGGGACGCGGCCCGCGGGGGCGGACTGCAACGCAAGGCTGTCGTGGGACAGCTCAACGAAGTGGGAGGCATGCTCTCCTACCGACACCCCGACCATCTGCAGCGGCGCCTGTGGGGCGTCGCCGCCAACCTCGCCGTCCTCGCGGGCTGGATGTCGCACGACGTCGGCCTGGAGCCCACGGCTCAGAAGTACTTCATCATCGCCGCGCACGCGGCCCGAGAAGGCGGTGACCGGCCCCGCGCGGGCGAGGCGCTCTCCCGAGCGGCCCGCCAGATGGTGCACCTGGGCCGGCCCGACGACGCGCTCGACCTCATGAAGCTCGCGAAATCGGGATCGGGCGACGAGGTCCTGCCGCGCACCCAGGCCATGCTCTACACCATCGAGGCCTGGGCGCAGGCGTCGCTGGGCAAGGGCCAGGCCATGCGGCGCACCCTGGGGGAGGCGGAGGACCTCTTCGTCTCGGACAAGGGTGACGTGCCGCCGCCGAGCTGGATGCAGCTGTTCGACGATGCGGACATGCACGGGATGCAGGCCCTGGCCTACCGGACGCTCGCGGAGCACGACCCGTCCGCGGCCGCCGTCGCGCAGCGACACGCCAAGGAAGCCCTGGAGCTGCGGGAGAAGGGCCGGGACCGGTCGAAGATCTTCGACCACATCTCGCTCGCGTCCGCCTGCTTCATCGCCGACGACCCCGAACAGGCCGACCGGTACGCACGTCTGGCCCTGACGTCGATGGGCTCGAACTCCTCCCACCGCACCTGGGACCGGCTGCGTGAGATGTACCGGCTGACGGGGCAGTACTCCAGCTATCCGAAGATCAACGATCTGCGTGAGGAGATCAAACTGGCGCTGCCCAAGGGCTCGTTGAAGGCCAGGGGCGGCAACAGCGCACGGGCATAG
- a CDS encoding PP2C family protein-serine/threonine phosphatase codes for MPSHLSADHPAAQPPPRGSVDALISQTRRLRGEVDAVRRDAPVDGTDPEGRWQRALCDLAMHQLSDLDEHLAQLRDGPPAVPVEHEAAAPTARAVPAAPRHGSLLSRVGSAEWNLLTDEASWSGELYQILGRDPAAPPLTLDELPSVVLDQDRPRLTAMVTDCLIDAKPIDGEFRVVRPDGDVRTVHMMGEPVLDTDGSTASMWAVLRDVSELRRSQRTVSETRDSLQHQRHFAQTERRLAVELQEAVLPPWRGSLRLPRQGPETLDLAARYLPSSTSELIGGDWYDALELPSGDTLLSVGDLTGRGVTVTSGMAMMIGALRGMAVAGTEPGQLMAWLNQLLDASVQPALGSAVCCRYRPESRTLTWAQAGHPAPLLFRDGTGRVLSPPDGVLLGATSGAVYGQAEETLEPGDLLLLHTDGLVPRRWASSQPQSWESHDSGDAGSGGDTADVSRLLDLAPRFGEARAAQDCVRMVVEEFGETEREDDACVLIARVAT; via the coding sequence ATGCCGTCCCATCTCTCGGCGGACCATCCAGCCGCCCAGCCGCCCCCGCGCGGCTCGGTCGACGCGCTCATTTCGCAGACGCGCCGACTGCGGGGCGAGGTGGACGCCGTTCGGCGTGACGCGCCGGTCGACGGCACGGATCCGGAGGGCCGCTGGCAGCGCGCCCTGTGCGATCTGGCGATGCATCAACTCAGTGACCTCGACGAACACTTGGCGCAGTTGAGGGACGGCCCGCCGGCCGTTCCCGTCGAGCACGAGGCGGCGGCTCCCACCGCACGAGCCGTGCCGGCCGCACCCCGGCACGGCTCGCTGCTCAGCCGCGTCGGAAGCGCCGAGTGGAACCTGCTGACGGACGAGGCGAGTTGGTCCGGCGAGCTCTACCAGATCCTCGGCCGTGACCCCGCCGCTCCCCCGCTCACCCTCGACGAACTGCCCTCCGTCGTGCTGGACCAGGACCGGCCCAGGCTGACGGCCATGGTCACGGACTGCCTCATCGACGCCAAGCCGATCGACGGCGAGTTCCGTGTCGTACGGCCCGACGGCGACGTACGGACCGTGCACATGATGGGTGAGCCCGTGCTCGACACGGACGGCAGCACCGCCTCGATGTGGGCGGTCCTGAGGGACGTCAGCGAGCTGCGCCGCAGTCAGCGGACCGTCAGTGAGACCCGTGACTCCCTGCAGCACCAACGGCACTTCGCGCAGACCGAGCGCCGGCTCGCGGTCGAGCTGCAGGAAGCCGTACTGCCGCCGTGGCGCGGTTCCCTGCGGCTCCCGCGCCAGGGACCCGAGACGCTGGACCTGGCGGCCCGCTATCTGCCGTCCTCGACGAGCGAACTCATCGGCGGCGACTGGTACGACGCACTCGAACTGCCCAGTGGGGACACGCTGTTGAGCGTCGGCGACCTCACCGGCCGTGGGGTGACCGTCACCTCGGGCATGGCGATGATGATCGGCGCCCTGCGCGGTATGGCCGTGGCGGGTACCGAGCCCGGCCAGCTCATGGCATGGCTCAACCAGTTACTCGACGCCTCGGTCCAGCCGGCCCTGGGCAGCGCGGTGTGCTGCCGCTACCGGCCCGAGAGCCGCACGCTGACCTGGGCGCAGGCAGGACACCCCGCCCCGCTGCTGTTCCGCGACGGGACGGGGCGCGTGCTCTCGCCGCCGGACGGCGTACTGCTCGGCGCCACCTCCGGCGCTGTCTACGGACAGGCCGAGGAGACGCTCGAACCGGGCGACCTGCTCCTCCTTCACACCGACGGACTGGTTCCGCGGCGATGGGCTTCCTCCCAGCCCCAGTCATGGGAGTCCCACGACTCGGGCGACGCCGGGAGTGGAGGCGACACCGCGGACGTCAGCCGTCTCCTCGACCTGGCCCCCCGCTTCGGCGAGGCGCGCGCCGCACAGGACTGCGTACGGATGGTCGTGGAGGAGTTCGGCGAGACGGAGCGCGAGGACGACGCCTGCGTACTGATCGCCAGGGTTGCCACCTGA
- a CDS encoding FxLYD domain-containing protein: MHSPSRGPRRPGRTRSAAVALAAIAAATSTLASCSTDSDSGGSDPSFSERPSPPDTASFSGTAPSVNESAIESARAAASAAASSASAAASSFEASVSAEVARANEAAESELKDVDGQGNAMSDVSMTGKPRSETGGLLAVVVTITNKTDTQASYAVQVDFLDSSGKTVETRFVGAEDLAPGERAQPLAISRKPAEPTLTPKLVKAQRY; encoded by the coding sequence ATGCACTCACCGTCGCGTGGCCCCCGCCGACCGGGCAGGACCCGTTCGGCCGCCGTCGCACTGGCGGCGATCGCCGCGGCCACGAGCACGCTCGCCTCGTGCAGCACCGACAGCGACTCCGGCGGTTCCGACCCGTCCTTCAGCGAGCGGCCGTCGCCGCCCGACACGGCGTCCTTCTCGGGTACGGCCCCTTCTGTCAACGAGTCGGCCATCGAGTCCGCTCGCGCCGCGGCCTCCGCGGCGGCTTCCTCCGCCTCGGCCGCGGCGTCCTCCTTCGAGGCGTCCGTGTCGGCGGAGGTCGCCCGGGCCAACGAGGCGGCGGAGAGCGAGCTCAAGGACGTCGACGGCCAGGGCAACGCGATGTCCGACGTCTCCATGACCGGCAAGCCCAGGTCCGAGACCGGCGGCCTGCTCGCCGTCGTCGTGACCATCACCAACAAGACCGACACGCAGGCCTCGTACGCCGTGCAGGTCGACTTCCTCGACTCCTCCGGCAAGACGGTGGAGACGAGGTTCGTCGGCGCCGAGGACCTCGCCCCGGGTGAGCGCGCCCAGCCGCTCGCCATCAGCCGCAAGCCCGCCGAGCCGACGCTGACACCGAAGCTGGTCAAGGCCCAGCGGTACTGA
- a CDS encoding baeRF3 domain-containing protein, with protein MEHVLSPTTLTELRRPRPYPAVSVLTPTHRREPDNAQDPVRLRNVLAEAKKQLESDPAVTRERRMDVVGQLEQALAEVDLAHAEDGLAIFAAPGEHQVWSLARTVPERVVLSDTFLTRNLVAAQAAERPFWVLAVSADRISLWSGGGGHVVETEAAGFPLTRSLEDPDAERKERIGDLPSTFRDERTRHFLRDGDTALAGVLRGDTRPVYVTGEQAALSLLDEVGTVTKDAVHVAHGGLAHANADAVWQAVSPLVTAEDRRSADTVARELETAKGRRAFAAGVDEVWQNATAGRVRLLAVEENYRVTVRDDGGDHLVPADTDDLDARDDIVDEIVEQCLDTGAQVRFVPDGTLGDAEGIAGVLRY; from the coding sequence ATGGAGCATGTTCTGAGCCCCACCACACTCACCGAACTGCGCCGCCCGCGGCCCTATCCGGCCGTGTCGGTGCTCACTCCGACCCATCGCCGCGAGCCCGACAACGCGCAGGATCCCGTGCGGCTGCGCAACGTCCTGGCCGAGGCGAAGAAGCAGCTGGAATCCGACCCCGCGGTCACCCGTGAGCGGCGGATGGACGTCGTCGGGCAGCTGGAGCAGGCACTCGCGGAGGTCGATCTGGCCCACGCCGAGGACGGTCTCGCGATCTTCGCCGCACCCGGGGAGCACCAGGTGTGGTCGCTGGCCCGGACCGTGCCGGAGCGCGTCGTCCTCTCGGACACCTTCCTGACCCGCAACCTCGTCGCCGCGCAGGCCGCCGAGCGCCCGTTCTGGGTACTGGCCGTCTCCGCTGACCGGATCTCCCTGTGGAGCGGCGGCGGGGGACATGTCGTCGAGACCGAGGCGGCCGGCTTCCCGCTCACGCGCAGCCTGGAGGACCCGGACGCCGAGCGCAAGGAACGCATCGGCGACCTGCCGAGCACCTTCCGCGACGAGCGGACCCGCCACTTCCTGCGGGACGGCGACACCGCCCTCGCCGGTGTCCTGCGCGGCGACACTCGACCGGTGTACGTCACCGGCGAGCAGGCCGCGCTCTCCCTTCTCGACGAGGTCGGCACCGTCACCAAGGACGCCGTCCACGTCGCGCACGGCGGTCTCGCGCACGCGAACGCCGACGCCGTGTGGCAGGCGGTCAGCCCTCTGGTCACGGCCGAGGACCGCAGGAGCGCCGACACCGTGGCGCGGGAACTCGAAACGGCAAAGGGCCGACGGGCGTTCGCGGCAGGCGTCGACGAGGTCTGGCAGAACGCGACCGCGGGCCGGGTCCGGCTGCTGGCCGTCGAGGAGAACTACCGCGTGACCGTGCGCGACGACGGCGGCGACCATCTGGTCCCGGCCGACACCGACGATCTGGACGCCCGCGACGACATCGTGGACGAGATCGTCGAGCAGTGCCTGGACACCGGCGCGCAGGTCCGCTTCGTCCCGGACGGCACGCTGGGCGACGCCGAGGGCATCGCCGGAGTGCTGCGCTACTGA
- a CDS encoding alpha/beta hydrolase: MLSTHQRRAFTGAVTLALLGAGLQSVAAADTDRPDLSRFYDQRIKWSACEGDALPKDLQCGKATVPVDYAKPADGTLDLALARVRATGKSRGSVVLNFGGPGGPGVSELAAGGEDFMGLTDGYDVVTFDPRGVGRSSPVSCGEGTGEAVDEADPDADDSDDPRAALDLLRRAAAECAEHSGPVLSHIGTVNASRDLDVLRAALGDKKLNYLGFSYGTRLGAVYAAQFPKKTGRLVLDGVDTLTEPLSEQGIVGAQGQQTALEGFLDWCTEDINCAFGQDTRTARQDVVRLVESLDEDPVPGDFGEPFSGQDLVGAIVQALYSKELWPALSQALTSLVQDGDTRGIMRFAGGGVSLPGGITVPGDGGLADDGEGDLVDEGDIPFDNLPAALMAVNCADDPDRPTADQITEDLDRLRAEYQAASPVFGQYRLTQVLMCYGRPKGTTYIREEVRDVDTPKLLLVGTRGDPATPYRWTTETAARLGSSAVVLDNKGEGHTGYGSSKCVHRKVDDFLLYGSLPPDGSSCGAEE; the protein is encoded by the coding sequence ATGCTGTCCACGCATCAACGCCGCGCGTTCACCGGCGCCGTGACACTGGCCCTGCTGGGAGCGGGACTGCAGTCGGTCGCCGCGGCGGACACCGACCGTCCCGATCTGTCCCGCTTCTACGACCAGCGGATCAAGTGGTCCGCCTGCGAGGGCGACGCCCTGCCCAAGGACCTGCAGTGCGGGAAGGCGACCGTCCCGGTCGACTACGCGAAACCGGCCGACGGAACACTCGACCTCGCCCTGGCCCGTGTCCGGGCGACGGGAAAGTCCAGGGGTTCGGTGGTGCTGAACTTCGGCGGCCCCGGCGGGCCCGGAGTCAGCGAACTCGCCGCGGGTGGCGAGGACTTCATGGGTCTGACCGACGGCTACGACGTGGTGACCTTCGACCCGCGCGGCGTCGGCAGAAGCTCCCCGGTCAGCTGTGGCGAGGGGACGGGCGAGGCCGTGGACGAGGCGGATCCCGACGCGGACGACAGCGACGACCCGCGGGCCGCTCTCGACCTCCTGCGCAGGGCCGCCGCCGAGTGCGCCGAGCACTCCGGGCCCGTGCTGTCCCACATAGGCACGGTCAACGCCTCGCGCGACCTCGACGTGCTGCGCGCGGCCCTCGGCGACAAGAAGCTCAACTACCTCGGCTTCTCGTACGGCACGCGGCTGGGCGCGGTGTACGCGGCCCAGTTCCCCAAGAAGACGGGCCGGTTGGTGCTCGACGGCGTGGACACCCTCACCGAACCACTGAGCGAACAGGGCATCGTCGGCGCCCAGGGCCAGCAGACAGCTCTTGAGGGCTTCCTCGACTGGTGCACCGAGGACATCAACTGCGCGTTCGGACAGGACACGCGCACCGCCCGGCAGGACGTGGTCCGGCTGGTCGAGTCGCTGGACGAGGACCCGGTGCCGGGGGACTTCGGCGAACCGTTCTCCGGTCAGGATCTGGTGGGTGCGATCGTTCAGGCCCTCTACAGCAAGGAGCTGTGGCCGGCTCTCTCGCAGGCGCTGACCTCGCTGGTCCAGGACGGCGACACCCGGGGCATCATGCGCTTCGCCGGCGGCGGTGTCTCCCTGCCCGGCGGCATCACGGTTCCCGGCGACGGCGGGCTCGCCGATGACGGGGAGGGCGACCTGGTCGACGAGGGCGACATTCCCTTCGACAACCTCCCGGCCGCGCTGATGGCCGTCAACTGCGCCGACGATCCGGACCGGCCCACCGCGGACCAGATCACCGAGGACCTCGACCGACTGCGCGCCGAGTACCAGGCCGCGTCACCGGTCTTCGGCCAGTACCGCCTCACCCAGGTCCTGATGTGTTACGGCCGCCCGAAGGGCACCACCTACATCCGCGAGGAGGTCCGCGACGTCGACACCCCGAAGCTGCTCCTCGTCGGCACCCGCGGCGACCCCGCGACCCCGTACCGCTGGACCACGGAGACCGCGGCCCGGCTCGGCTCGTCGGCGGTCGTCCTCGACAACAAGGGCGAGGGCCACACCGGTTACGGGTCCTCCAAGTGCGTGCACCGCAAGGTCGACGACTTCCTGCTGTACGGCTCGCTGCCGCCCGACGGGAGCTCGTGCGGGGCGGAGGAGTGA
- a CDS encoding chaplin — MKRVARNGLIIAAAASGAVAVTMPVYADSAADGGTAHSPGVISGNTIQLPVHVPVNVCGNTVNVVGLLNPAAGNRCANEGGHSKGGDGKGGAHEGSAGAVAEGGAKDSPGVISGNGIQLPVQLPVNVTGNSVSVVGIGNPAVGNESTNTSRERPHHPDKPVSPPAPKPVEPPKKPERPAKPAKPVVEPEAPRAVPQEPGASLAQTGTDLMGPTVAASAALMLGGAALYRRFRTAVTPRSGHAGAGGPGSADGS; from the coding sequence ATGAAACGGGTTGCCCGAAATGGTTTGATCATCGCGGCCGCCGCCTCCGGCGCCGTGGCCGTGACGATGCCGGTGTACGCGGACTCCGCGGCGGACGGTGGCACGGCCCACTCGCCGGGGGTGATCTCCGGCAATACCATTCAGCTCCCGGTGCACGTTCCGGTGAACGTGTGCGGGAACACGGTGAACGTGGTCGGACTCCTCAACCCCGCAGCGGGCAACCGCTGCGCGAACGAGGGCGGCCACAGCAAGGGCGGCGACGGCAAGGGCGGTGCCCATGAGGGTTCCGCGGGTGCGGTCGCCGAGGGAGGGGCAAAGGATTCACCGGGTGTGATCTCCGGCAACGGCATCCAACTCCCGGTCCAGCTCCCCGTGAACGTCACCGGCAACTCGGTGAGCGTCGTCGGCATCGGCAACCCCGCTGTCGGCAACGAGTCCACGAACACCTCCCGGGAGCGGCCGCACCACCCGGACAAGCCGGTGTCGCCCCCCGCCCCGAAGCCGGTGGAGCCGCCGAAGAAGCCGGAGCGACCGGCGAAGCCGGCCAAGCCGGTCGTGGAGCCCGAGGCGCCGCGGGCCGTGCCGCAGGAGCCCGGAGCGTCCCTCGCCCAGACCGGCACGGACCTGATGGGCCCGACGGTCGCGGCCAGCGCCGCGCTGATGCTGGGCGGCGCCGCGCTGTACCGGCGCTTCCGGACGGCTGTCACGCCCCGGTCCGGGCATGCCGGTGCGGGTGGTCCGGGGTCCGCGGACGGCTCCTGA
- a CDS encoding GNAT family N-acetyltransferase → MDLVTLRPVGEDDLTVMERFLTGPEESAPFQWYGWWDTGRWRRQWAETGLITDEAGHLIVALDGEAVGFVAWRKIVATRTSYYWNMGIALLREARGKGVGTRAQRLLVEYLFAHTQVVRIEADTEVENIAEQRALEKAGFTREGVLRSVGFRDGRWRDGVRYSVLREDVAPADS, encoded by the coding sequence ATGGATCTTGTGACACTGCGCCCGGTGGGCGAGGACGACCTGACCGTGATGGAGCGGTTCCTGACCGGCCCCGAGGAATCCGCCCCCTTCCAGTGGTACGGCTGGTGGGACACCGGACGCTGGCGACGGCAGTGGGCCGAGACCGGCCTGATCACGGACGAGGCGGGCCATCTGATCGTGGCGCTCGACGGGGAAGCGGTGGGGTTCGTGGCCTGGCGCAAGATCGTCGCCACACGCACTTCGTACTACTGGAACATGGGGATCGCCCTGCTGCGGGAGGCCCGCGGCAAGGGGGTGGGTACGCGGGCGCAGCGGCTGCTGGTCGAGTACCTGTTCGCGCATACGCAGGTGGTCCGGATCGAGGCGGACACCGAGGTGGAGAACATCGCCGAGCAACGGGCCCTGGAGAAGGCGGGGTTCACCCGCGAGGGCGTGCTGCGGAGTGTGGGGTTCCGCGATGGGCGGTGGCGGGACGGGGTGCGGTACAGCGTGCTGCGCGAGGACGTGGCCCCGGCCGATTCCTGA
- a CDS encoding GNAT family N-acetyltransferase, translating into MTRPSPEGLVVTQASLDDWPVIKGWAADEGWDPGDSDGACFFTQDPEGFFLGRIDGEPVSAISVVNYSADYAFLGCYLVRPDLRGCGYGLTTWKTALAHVGGRTVGLDGVVAQQGNYRQSGFELAYKTFRFGGVPAAGESAGSGVRAAEAADLDAITAYDSACYPADRPAFVERWLTEPGHRALVRIVDGRLTGYSVIRPALTSLRIGPLFADTAEDARALFAALAAEADGRPVSVDVPETSAAGVALAEEYGLTPSFETARMYTGPVRPYATDRVFGVTTLELG; encoded by the coding sequence ATGACCCGTCCGAGCCCCGAAGGTCTCGTCGTCACGCAGGCCTCGCTCGACGACTGGCCGGTGATCAAGGGGTGGGCGGCGGACGAGGGGTGGGATCCGGGGGATTCGGACGGCGCGTGCTTCTTCACCCAGGATCCCGAGGGGTTCTTCCTCGGCAGGATCGACGGGGAGCCGGTCTCCGCGATCTCCGTCGTCAACTACAGCGCCGACTACGCCTTCCTGGGCTGCTATCTCGTACGTCCCGATCTGCGGGGGTGTGGCTACGGCCTCACCACCTGGAAGACGGCCCTCGCCCATGTCGGCGGCCGGACCGTCGGACTCGACGGCGTGGTCGCCCAGCAGGGCAACTACCGTCAGTCGGGGTTCGAACTCGCCTACAAGACCTTCCGGTTCGGAGGCGTCCCGGCCGCGGGGGAGTCCGCCGGATCCGGCGTCCGGGCCGCCGAGGCGGCGGACCTCGACGCGATCACGGCCTACGACAGCGCCTGTTACCCCGCCGACCGGCCGGCCTTTGTGGAGCGCTGGCTCACCGAGCCAGGCCACCGCGCCCTGGTCCGGATCGTCGACGGGCGGCTCACCGGCTACAGCGTGATCCGGCCCGCGCTCACCTCGCTGCGCATCGGACCGCTGTTCGCCGACACCGCCGAGGACGCCCGCGCCCTCTTCGCCGCCCTGGCCGCCGAGGCCGACGGCCGCCCGGTCTCCGTCGACGTCCCCGAAACGAGTGCGGCGGGCGTCGCCCTGGCCGAGGAGTACGGTCTGACCCCGTCGTTCGAGACCGCCCGGATGTACACCGGGCCCGTCCGCCCGTACGCCACGGACCGGGTCTTCGGCGTCACGACACTCGAACTGGGCTAG
- a CDS encoding acyltransferase family protein: MSQDLPAPAPVALRERLPEKRAKPASARRDPYFDNAKYLTIVLVACGHAWEPLTHGSRAATAAYLTVYAFHMPAFALISGFFSRSFDMAPGRVRRLLTTVVVPYFVFETAYTLFYRWAQDDPGYPLSLLDPWYVMWFLVALFVWRLTTPIWLALRHPVPVALGFAVLAAVSPDLGGDISIQRILGFLPFFVLGLTLRAEHFERLRTWRVRLIALPVATVALAAAYAVAPWFSAGWFYHRGSVTGQGAPAWAGLFTTPALFLLALVLTGCFLAWVPGRHLWCTALGAGTMYGYLLHGFVIKASRFWDWYDHAWVRTPLGELVVTAAAVGLITVLCSGPVRSLFRFVVEPRMAWMFSHRAETPTADRRPSG; encoded by the coding sequence GTGTCGCAAGATTTACCGGCCCCCGCGCCCGTAGCCCTGCGGGAACGCCTGCCGGAAAAACGGGCCAAGCCGGCGTCCGCCCGCAGGGACCCGTATTTCGACAACGCGAAGTACCTCACCATCGTGCTGGTGGCCTGCGGTCACGCGTGGGAGCCGCTGACCCACGGCAGCAGAGCCGCGACGGCGGCGTATCTGACGGTGTACGCCTTCCACATGCCGGCGTTCGCGCTCATCTCCGGCTTTTTCTCCCGGAGTTTCGACATGGCACCGGGCCGGGTGCGCCGGCTTCTGACGACCGTCGTCGTGCCGTACTTCGTCTTCGAGACCGCCTACACGCTCTTCTACCGCTGGGCGCAGGACGATCCGGGCTATCCGCTGAGCCTGCTGGATCCCTGGTACGTGATGTGGTTCCTGGTCGCGCTGTTCGTCTGGCGGCTGACGACCCCGATCTGGCTGGCGCTGCGCCACCCGGTGCCGGTCGCGCTGGGTTTCGCCGTGCTGGCCGCCGTCTCACCCGACCTGGGCGGGGACATCTCCATCCAGCGGATCCTGGGCTTCCTGCCGTTCTTCGTACTCGGACTGACGCTGCGCGCCGAGCACTTCGAGCGGCTGCGCACCTGGCGCGTACGGCTGATCGCACTGCCGGTCGCCACGGTGGCGCTCGCCGCGGCTTACGCGGTGGCGCCCTGGTTCAGTGCCGGATGGTTCTACCACCGGGGCAGCGTCACGGGCCAGGGTGCGCCGGCCTGGGCGGGGCTGTTCACGACCCCGGCGCTGTTCCTGCTCGCGCTGGTCCTGACCGGCTGCTTCCTGGCGTGGGTACCGGGCCGGCACCTGTGGTGCACCGCTCTGGGCGCCGGGACGATGTACGGCTATCTGCTGCACGGCTTCGTCATCAAGGCCTCCCGCTTCTGGGACTGGTACGACCACGCATGGGTACGCACCCCGCTCGGCGAACTGGTCGTCACGGCCGCCGCCGTGGGGCTCATCACGGTGCTGTGCTCGGGCCCGGTCCGCTCCTTGTTCCGGTTCGTCGTCGAGCCCCGCATGGCATGGATGTTCAGCCACCGCGCCGAGACCCCGACGGCCGACAGACGCCCGTCCGGCTAG